From the Kogia breviceps isolate mKogBre1 chromosome 15, mKogBre1 haplotype 1, whole genome shotgun sequence genome, one window contains:
- the NDUFV2 gene encoding NADH dehydrogenase [ubiquinone] flavoprotein 2, mitochondrial isoform X2, producing MFVSAALRARAAGFAAQWGRHVRNLHKTAVQNGVGGTLFVHRDTPENNPDTPFDFTPENYKRIEAIVKNYPEGHKAAAVLPVLDLAQRQNGWLPISAMNKVAEVLQVPPMRVYEVATFYTMYNRKPVGKYHVQVCTTTPCMLRNSDSILEAIQKKLGIKVGETTPDKLFTLIEVECLGACVNAPMVQINDNYYEDLTPKDIEEIIDKLKAGKIPKPGPRSGRFSCEPAGGLTSLTEPPKGPGFGVQAGL from the exons gGAAGACATGTAAGGAATTTGCATAAGACAGCTGTGcagaatggagttggaggaacCTTATTTGTG cACAGAGATACTCCTGAGAATAACCCAGATACTCCATTTGATTTCACACCGGAAAACTATAAG AGGATAGAGGCAATTGTAAAAAACTACCCAGAAGGGCATAAAGCAGCAGCTGTGCTTCCAGTCCTGGATTTAGCCCAAAGACAGAATGGATGGCTGCCCATCTCTGCTATGAACAAG gttgCAGAAGTTTTACAAGTACCTCCAATGAGAGTATATGAAGTAGCAACTTTTTATACAATGTATAATCGAAAGCCAGTTGGAAAGTATCATGTTCAAGTCTGCACTACTACGCCTTGCATGCTTCGTAACTCCGACAGCATACTGGAGGCCATTCAGAAAAAGCTTG gaaTAAAGGTTGGAGAGACTACACCTGACAAACTTTTCACTCTTATAGAAGTGGAATGTTTAGGGGCCTGTGTAAACGCACCGATGGTTCAAATAAATGACAACTACTAT gAGGATCTGACACCTAAGGATATTGAAGAAATTATTGATAAACTCAAGGCTGGCAAAATCCCAAAACCTGGGCCAAg GAGTGGACGCTTCTCATGTGAGCCAGCTGGAGGTCTTACCTCTTTGACTGAACCACCTAAAGGACCTGGCTTTGGTGTGCAAGCAGGCCTTTAA
- the NDUFV2 gene encoding NADH dehydrogenase [ubiquinone] flavoprotein 2, mitochondrial isoform X1, producing MFVSAALRARAAGFAAQWGRHVRNLHKTAVQNGVGGTLFVHRDTPENNPDTPFDFTPENYKRIEAIVKNYPEGHKAAAVLPVLDLAQRQNGWLPISAMNKVAEVLQVPPMRVYEVATFYTMYNRKPVGKYHVQVCTTTPCMLRNSDSILEAIQKKLGIKVGETTPDKLFTLIEVECLGACVNAPMVQINDNYYEDLTPKDIEEIIDKLKAGKIPKPGPSPKEPCKELEGTVLQRKRKEEVLRSWRKNKMTVWLK from the exons gGAAGACATGTAAGGAATTTGCATAAGACAGCTGTGcagaatggagttggaggaacCTTATTTGTG cACAGAGATACTCCTGAGAATAACCCAGATACTCCATTTGATTTCACACCGGAAAACTATAAG AGGATAGAGGCAATTGTAAAAAACTACCCAGAAGGGCATAAAGCAGCAGCTGTGCTTCCAGTCCTGGATTTAGCCCAAAGACAGAATGGATGGCTGCCCATCTCTGCTATGAACAAG gttgCAGAAGTTTTACAAGTACCTCCAATGAGAGTATATGAAGTAGCAACTTTTTATACAATGTATAATCGAAAGCCAGTTGGAAAGTATCATGTTCAAGTCTGCACTACTACGCCTTGCATGCTTCGTAACTCCGACAGCATACTGGAGGCCATTCAGAAAAAGCTTG gaaTAAAGGTTGGAGAGACTACACCTGACAAACTTTTCACTCTTATAGAAGTGGAATGTTTAGGGGCCTGTGTAAACGCACCGATGGTTCAAATAAATGACAACTACTAT gAGGATCTGACACCTAAGGATATTGAAGAAATTATTGATAAACTCAAGGCTGGCAAAATCCCAAAACCTGGGCCAAg CCCAAAGGAACCATGTAAAGAGCTGGAGGGGACCGTGttgcagaggaagaggaaagaggaggtATTAAGGTCCTGGAGGAAAAATAAGATGACAGTATGGTTGAAGTGA